The genomic interval GAGCTGCCAGCCGTTGGCGGCGGGTGGCGAAATGTTAGGTGCCTGGGCGCCCCCACGCCAGCCGCGCTGGCGACGCCGTGCTACGCCCGCGCATATTGCGATGGTCCCATGATTCGTTACCTGCTGCCCGGCGTTACGGCCGCCCTTCTGGTGTTGATCGTGGTCGACCGGGTGCGGCACGAGCCGGCCACCGTGCGGAGCGTGCAACCTGCGGCGCTCGGAGCGGAAGCCGCGTCCGGCACACCTCCCCGAGAGGCCCGGCACGCCGCATCCCGCCGGGTGTACCGCGTTCCGCGTCCGGCCGCATTGCCCGCGCCGGCGGTCGCGCCGCCGGCCGCCTCACCGGACGCCGCCGCGTCGCCCGTGGTGCCGCCGGAGGCGTCCGGCGGGTCCAGGGGGGCCACGCCGACGATCGACCGGCTGGCCCGCCTCGCCGTGCGCCGGGAGCTCGGGGCCGAGGCGGGGCGCACCTATCTCGACTCGTTGCTGCTCGTGACCGATTCTGTCGTGCGGCGGTGGCCCGAGCGCGGGACCCCCCTCACCGTGGCGCTGGTGGAGCGGGGCGCGGCGGGCGACTCCACGCGCGTCGCCGAGTTGGTGCGGCAGGCGCTCGATCGCTGGACGGACGCGAACGTGGGTGTGCGCTTCACCGACGTCACCGATACGGCGAATGCTGACATTGTAGTCCATTGGATCGAGCGGTTCGACTTCGACCGCGCCGGCCAGACCGACCTCACCTGGGATCACGCGGGCCGCGTGCGGCGCGCGTCCATTCTCCTTGCACTCAAGACGAGCGACGGCACGCCGCTCAATGACGTCGCCCTGCTCGCGGTGGCGGTGCACGAAACCGGGCACGCCATCGGACTGCCCCACTCGGCCGATCCGAACGACGTCATGTATCCGTCCACCCGTACGGCCACCCTTTCGGCGCGCGACGTCCGCACCGCGTCCGTGCTGTATCGGCTGCCGCTGGGCACGGTGCGCGACGCGCCGGATCGCTGAGACTTGCGCCTCCCCCGCAGCGCTCTGCCGCTCGGCCTTGCGGCGTCGCTCCTCGTTCCGTCGATAGCCCACGCCCAGCAGCTTCGGGAGGTGGATGCCGCCGTGCGCCGGGGTATCAGCAAGGGACTGTATCCCGGCGCCG from Gemmatimonadales bacterium carries:
- a CDS encoding matrixin family metalloprotease; amino-acid sequence: MIRYLLPGVTAALLVLIVVDRVRHEPATVRSVQPAALGAEAASGTPPREARHAASRRVYRVPRPAALPAPAVAPPAASPDAAASPVVPPEASGGSRGATPTIDRLARLAVRRELGAEAGRTYLDSLLLVTDSVVRRWPERGTPLTVALVERGAAGDSTRVAELVRQALDRWTDANVGVRFTDVTDTANADIVVHWIERFDFDRAGQTDLTWDHAGRVRRASILLALKTSDGTPLNDVALLAVAVHETGHAIGLPHSADPNDVMYPSTRTATLSARDVRTASVLYRLPLGTVRDAPDR